In Alphaproteobacteria bacterium, one DNA window encodes the following:
- a CDS encoding vitamin B12-dependent ribonucleotide reductase: MKIERLFTRPDEDPYADIPFHQVDSEIRNPDGSVVFSHKGIEVPQSWSQVAVDVLAQKYFRRAGVPVALKAVEENTVPSWLWRHTADDKKLAGLPEGQRLGRETSTKQVMDRLAGTWTYWGWKGRYFDSESDARAFFDEMRYMLTQQMGAPNSPQWFNTGLHWAYGIEGPPQGHYYVDPGTDEVRLSENAYERPQPHACFIQSVADDLVGEGGIMDLWVREARLFKFGSGTGSNFSNLRGDGEKLSGGGRSSGLMSFLKIGDRAAGAIKSGGTTRRAAKMVIVDVDHPDIEAFVEWKTLEEQKVAALVAGSKLMKKHLEAIVAACAVEGVADAQRLDPAHNMVLKKAIRDARRSMIPDSYIKRVLQMAAQGTRVIDVRTYTTDWDSEAYLTVSGQNSNNSVRVSDDFMRAVENDEDWNLIRRTDGKSIKTLKARDLWEKITSAAWACADPGIQFDTTINDWHTCPESGRINASNPCSEYMFLDDTACNLASLNLMRFRRADGSIDVASYTHACRLWTMVLEISVAMAQFPSREIAKLSYEFRTLGLGYANLGGLLMASGIPYDSVQGRAISGALTAIMTGVSYATSAEMAAELGAFPGFAPNRESMLRVIRNHRRAAYGETEGYEKLATLPVPLVMEECPDLRLVSAARAAWDRALELGHAYGYRNAQTTVVAPTGTIGLVMDCETTGIEPDFALVKFKKLAGGGYFKIINGCVAEALTRLGYDAEQVEAISRHATGHATLRGAPCVNHATLRAKGFDDASLTKLESALAGAFDIRFAFNKWTLGEEFCVKTLRVPEDKLNAVGFDLLAHMGFNKAEIEAANTFCCGAMTVEGAPHLQAQHLSVFDCASVCGRTGTRSLSPESHVRMLAAAQPFISGAISKTVNMPNNSAVEDCARLYQLSWRLGVKANALYRDGSKLSQPLAAQLLADDEEEAEDVAETLATAPAPERVAVVTERVVERIVERIARQRMPHRRKGYTQKAKIGGHTVYLRTGEYEDGHLGEMFIDMQKEGASFRSLMNSFAISVSIGLQYGVPLEEYVDAFTFTRFEPSGMVQGNDVIRMATSVLDYIFRELAISYLGRHDLAHVSQQDLLPDTIGSASREELPRHASRGYVRGSLRVLSGGETHGRDHDPELDSDAGLPLLNAQPAASRGHAAVAQTPSVVAARGMSSVAATGVSSMAIMARAATDGANALKLVPQEEEEAQPLTQADRRTEARLKGFEADSCPECGHLTLVRNGTCLKCTTCGSTTGCS; encoded by the coding sequence ATGAAGATTGAACGCCTCTTTACCCGTCCCGATGAGGATCCCTACGCTGATATTCCCTTTCATCAGGTGGACAGCGAGATCCGAAACCCCGATGGGTCGGTGGTGTTCTCTCATAAGGGAATCGAGGTTCCGCAAAGCTGGAGCCAGGTGGCCGTGGACGTCCTGGCGCAAAAATATTTCCGCAGAGCCGGCGTTCCTGTGGCTTTGAAAGCTGTAGAAGAGAACACGGTTCCCAGTTGGCTGTGGCGGCATACGGCAGATGACAAGAAGCTTGCCGGTCTGCCCGAAGGGCAGCGCCTCGGGCGCGAGACCAGCACCAAGCAGGTGATGGATCGTCTGGCGGGGACATGGACCTATTGGGGTTGGAAGGGTCGCTATTTCGACTCGGAATCCGATGCGCGCGCCTTCTTTGACGAGATGCGCTATATGCTGACCCAACAGATGGGTGCGCCCAATAGTCCGCAATGGTTCAATACCGGTTTGCATTGGGCCTATGGCATCGAAGGTCCGCCCCAGGGGCATTACTATGTTGATCCGGGCACGGATGAGGTGCGCCTCTCCGAAAACGCCTATGAACGTCCGCAGCCGCATGCCTGCTTTATCCAAAGCGTCGCCGATGATTTGGTCGGCGAAGGCGGCATCATGGATTTGTGGGTGCGGGAAGCGCGTCTGTTCAAATTCGGTTCGGGCACAGGCAGCAATTTTTCGAATCTGCGCGGCGATGGAGAAAAGCTTTCGGGCGGAGGACGTTCTTCCGGCCTGATGAGTTTCTTGAAGATCGGCGATCGCGCGGCCGGGGCCATTAAATCGGGCGGCACCACGCGCCGCGCGGCCAAGATGGTGATCGTGGATGTGGACCATCCCGATATCGAAGCCTTTGTCGAATGGAAAACGCTGGAAGAGCAGAAGGTGGCCGCCCTGGTCGCCGGCTCCAAGCTGATGAAAAAGCATCTGGAAGCCATCGTGGCCGCCTGCGCCGTCGAAGGCGTGGCGGATGCGCAGCGTCTTGATCCCGCGCATAATATGGTCTTGAAAAAGGCCATTCGTGACGCGCGGCGTTCGATGATCCCGGATTCCTACATCAAGCGCGTCTTGCAGATGGCGGCGCAAGGGACGCGCGTGATTGATGTGCGTACCTACACCACCGACTGGGATTCAGAAGCCTATTTGACCGTATCGGGCCAAAATTCCAACAATTCCGTGCGCGTTTCGGACGATTTTATGCGCGCCGTGGAGAATGACGAAGATTGGAATCTCATCCGCCGCACGGATGGTAAGTCGATCAAGACGTTGAAGGCCCGCGATCTGTGGGAAAAGATTACCAGCGCGGCTTGGGCCTGCGCGGATCCGGGCATTCAGTTCGACACCACGATCAATGATTGGCACACCTGCCCGGAATCGGGACGCATCAACGCCTCGAATCCGTGTTCGGAATACATGTTCCTGGACGACACGGCCTGCAATTTGGCTTCGCTGAATCTGATGCGCTTCCGTCGGGCCGATGGCAGCATCGACGTGGCCAGCTATACGCATGCCTGCCGTTTGTGGACCATGGTGTTGGAAATCTCGGTGGCGATGGCGCAGTTCCCTTCGCGTGAGATCGCCAAGCTGTCTTACGAGTTCCGCACCCTGGGGCTTGGCTATGCCAATCTGGGCGGTTTGTTGATGGCCTCGGGCATTCCGTATGACAGCGTGCAAGGCCGCGCTATCAGCGGGGCGTTGACGGCCATCATGACCGGCGTTTCCTATGCCACCTCGGCCGAGATGGCGGCAGAGCTTGGCGCGTTCCCGGGCTTTGCGCCCAATCGCGAGTCGATGCTGCGCGTCATTCGCAATCATCGCCGCGCCGCCTATGGCGAGACGGAAGGTTATGAGAAGCTTGCCACCTTGCCGGTGCCGTTGGTGATGGAGGAATGCCCGGATCTGCGCTTGGTCTCGGCCGCCCGCGCGGCGTGGGATCGCGCGCTGGAACTGGGCCATGCCTATGGCTATCGCAACGCCCAAACCACCGTGGTCGCGCCTACCGGCACGATCGGCCTGGTGATGGATTGCGAAACCACGGGTATCGAGCCTGACTTCGCCTTGGTCAAGTTCAAGAAGCTGGCAGGCGGCGGTTATTTCAAGATCATCAATGGCTGCGTGGCCGAGGCTTTGACCCGTCTTGGCTATGACGCCGAGCAGGTCGAGGCCATCAGCCGCCATGCCACGGGTCATGCCACCTTGCGCGGCGCGCCTTGCGTCAACCACGCCACCTTGCGGGCCAAGGGCTTTGACGATGCGTCGCTGACCAAGCTGGAATCTGCCTTGGCGGGGGCTTTTGACATCCGCTTTGCCTTCAACAAATGGACCTTGGGCGAGGAGTTTTGCGTCAAGACCTTGCGCGTGCCCGAGGATAAATTGAACGCCGTGGGGTTCGATCTGCTGGCCCATATGGGATTCAATAAGGCGGAGATCGAGGCGGCCAACACCTTCTGTTGTGGCGCGATGACCGTCGAGGGCGCGCCGCATTTGCAAGCCCAGCATTTGTCGGTCTTCGATTGCGCCAGCGTGTGCGGACGCACGGGGACGCGCTCGCTCTCTCCCGAAAGCCATGTGCGGATGTTGGCGGCGGCGCAGCCCTTTATCTCGGGCGCCATCTCCAAGACCGTCAACATGCCCAATAATTCGGCGGTCGAGGATTGCGCGAGACTCTATCAATTGTCATGGCGTTTGGGCGTCAAAGCCAACGCGCTGTATCGGGACGGTTCGAAACTAAGCCAGCCATTGGCCGCCCAATTGCTGGCAGATGATGAGGAGGAGGCCGAGGACGTGGCCGAGACCCTGGCCACCGCCCCCGCGCCAGAGCGCGTGGCGGTGGTCACCGAACGTGTGGTCGAGCGGATCGTCGAGCGCATCGCGCGCCAACGCATGCCGCATCGCCGCAAGGGCTATACCCAAAAAGCCAAGATCGGCGGCCACACCGTCTATCTGCGCACGGGCGAGTATGAAGACGGCCATCTGGGCGAAATGTTCATCGACATGCAAAAGGAAGGCGCGTCCTTCCGGTCGCTGATGAACTCCTTTGCCATCTCGGTCTCGATCGGCCTGCAATATGGCGTGCCGCTGGAAGAATATGTGGACGCCTTCACCTTCACCCGCTTCGAGCCTTCGGGCATGGTGCAAGGCAATGACGTGATCCGCATGGCCACCTCGGTGTTGGATTATATTTTCCGCGAATTGGCCATCTCTTATCTGGGGCGGCATGATTTGGCGCATGTCTCGCAACAGGACCTGTTGCCCGACACCATCGGCTCGGCCTCGCGCGAGGAACTGCCGCGCCATGCCAGCCGTGGCTATGTGCGCGGAAGCCTGCGTGTCCTGTCGGGCGGCGAAACACATGGCCGCGACCATGACCCTGAATTGGACTCGGATGCCGGCCTTCCCTTGCTGAATGCGCAACCTGCCGCCTCACGCGGTCATGCGGCGGTAGCCCAAACACCGTCGGTTGTGGCCGCACGTGGCATGTCGTCGGTCGCGGCGACGGGCGTTTCCTCCATGGCTATCATGGCGCGTGCCGCCACCGATGGTGCCAATGCGCTGAAACTGGTGCCTCAAGAGGAAGAAGAGGCACAGCCTCTGACTCAAGCCGATCGTCGAACGGAAGCGCGGTTAAAGGGCTTCGAGGCCGATTCCTGCCCCGAATGCGGCCATCTGACCCTAGTCCGTAACGGCACTTGCCTGAAATGCACCACCTGTGGATCGACCACCGGCTGCAGCTAA